The following are encoded in a window of Candidatus Eisenbacteria bacterium genomic DNA:
- the dnaJ gene encoding molecular chaperone DnaJ → MAKRDFYEVLGVEKSAGPDEIKKAYRKLALKHHPDRNPGSKEAEESFKEVTEAYEVLSDETKRAQYDRFGHAGVDPSYGAGGAGAGGGFGFDLSDALRAFMREFGGLGSFFGDEEMGGRARETRGGDIQIRLKLGLEEIAEGTEKKVRVKKGVPCPHCKGTGGEPGSGVTTCVQCAGQGQVRQVQRSFFGQIVNVTACPRCRGEGRIIENPCRECRGDGVGAGQETVIVKIPPGVMEGNYMSLRGRGHAGFRGSPPGDIIVIFEEKPHEIFERHGDDVLTRITITPAMAALGARIEVPTLGGRAMVEIPPGLQAGKVLRLRGKGIRSVRSREHGDQLIRVEIRVPEKLGARERELYEELRRLEGNRPAKAEKGFFDRIRDAFAG, encoded by the coding sequence TTGGCGAAGCGAGATTTCTACGAGGTCTTGGGCGTCGAGAAGAGCGCCGGCCCGGATGAGATCAAGAAGGCCTATCGCAAGCTCGCCCTCAAGCACCATCCCGACCGCAATCCCGGCAGCAAGGAGGCGGAAGAGTCCTTCAAGGAAGTGACGGAGGCCTACGAGGTCCTTTCGGACGAGACGAAGCGGGCGCAGTACGACCGCTTCGGTCACGCCGGCGTCGATCCCTCCTACGGGGCCGGCGGCGCCGGAGCTGGGGGAGGCTTCGGTTTCGATCTCTCGGACGCTCTTCGCGCCTTCATGCGGGAGTTCGGAGGCCTCGGCTCCTTCTTCGGCGACGAGGAGATGGGCGGGAGGGCGCGGGAGACGCGGGGGGGAGACATCCAGATCAGACTGAAGCTCGGTCTGGAAGAGATCGCCGAAGGGACGGAGAAGAAGGTGCGGGTCAAGAAGGGTGTGCCCTGCCCGCACTGCAAGGGGACGGGTGGCGAGCCCGGCAGCGGCGTCACGACCTGCGTGCAATGCGCGGGGCAGGGACAGGTGCGGCAGGTCCAGAGGTCCTTCTTCGGGCAGATCGTGAATGTCACTGCCTGTCCGAGATGCCGCGGGGAAGGGAGGATCATCGAGAACCCCTGCCGTGAGTGCCGGGGAGACGGAGTCGGCGCGGGCCAGGAGACGGTGATCGTCAAGATCCCTCCCGGGGTGATGGAGGGGAACTACATGAGCCTCAGGGGACGGGGCCACGCCGGTTTCCGGGGCTCCCCTCCTGGCGACATCATCGTGATCTTCGAGGAGAAGCCCCACGAGATCTTCGAGCGTCATGGCGACGACGTTCTGACTCGGATCACGATCACGCCGGCGATGGCGGCCCTCGGCGCGCGGATCGAGGTCCCGACGCTGGGGGGAAGGGCGATGGTCGAGATCCCGCCCGGACTCCAGGCGGGGAAGGTTCTGCGGCTGCGGGGCAAGGGGATCCGCTCCGTGCGGTCGCGGGAGCACGGCGACCAGCTGATCCGCGTCGAGATCCGCGTTCCCGAGAAGCTCGGAGCGCGCGAGCGGGAACTATATGAGGAGCTCCGCCGCCTGGAGGGGAACCGTCCGGCGAAGGCCGAGAAAGGGTTCTTCGATCGAATCCGGGATGCCTTCGCAGGCTGA
- a CDS encoding transglutaminase domain-containing protein produces the protein MVTGAGGSSRDGSRGRSPMRSIAGGPARRRGRSPLFRAGALPACAAGLFILLAGCGRGKPAWDVSSGVALATVETAEASAIRASIEAAASAIPPRAQQGPGLAGVLGGVRLKAHASGRYDVLIPVPQMTGRQIPVCYSLSVTPPEALVASLLQQRSDGNVFVNVGLNGVREREIAIDWSGVILIVDREPSENGTRPEEYLASTACAQSDAGEVEELAERLYPRDGALRDYAASIQRFIQGMARREAPRTLDALAVLRSGEKTICTANANLACALMRERGAPCRSLAVVPINSQRLEMHRVVEYFEDGSWIPFDPSLLHDEIPLKPWRCVIMAKTTLADEEMGGVARVAAPAGCPFGQEAEISRPGLCFWGTDFFWTVAAPLAGFEAAGEAVRATSIAWTRFLETGTISPAQLESARARTLVDYLEAMTN, from the coding sequence ATGGTGACAGGGGCCGGCGGCAGCTCGCGAGACGGGTCGCGAGGTCGCTCCCCGATGAGATCGATCGCCGGGGGACCGGCAAGACGGCGCGGGCGATCTCCTCTGTTCCGGGCGGGCGCCCTGCCCGCATGCGCGGCAGGGCTGTTCATCCTGCTGGCGGGTTGCGGTCGTGGGAAGCCGGCGTGGGATGTCTCGTCCGGCGTGGCCCTGGCTACGGTGGAGACGGCGGAGGCCTCGGCGATACGCGCGTCGATCGAGGCAGCCGCCTCCGCGATCCCCCCAAGGGCCCAGCAGGGGCCCGGCCTCGCGGGGGTCCTGGGCGGTGTCCGCCTGAAGGCCCACGCCTCGGGTCGCTACGATGTCTTGATTCCCGTTCCGCAGATGACCGGCCGCCAGATCCCTGTCTGCTATTCCCTGTCGGTCACGCCCCCGGAGGCGCTGGTCGCCTCCCTCCTCCAGCAGCGGAGCGACGGCAACGTCTTCGTGAACGTCGGGTTGAACGGCGTTCGGGAGCGCGAGATCGCGATCGACTGGTCGGGCGTCATCCTGATCGTCGATCGCGAGCCGAGCGAGAACGGAACGCGGCCGGAGGAGTATCTCGCCTCGACGGCGTGCGCGCAGTCCGACGCAGGAGAGGTCGAGGAGCTGGCGGAGCGCCTCTACCCGCGCGACGGAGCGTTGCGGGACTATGCCGCGAGCATCCAGCGCTTCATCCAGGGGATGGCGCGGAGGGAGGCGCCGCGAACCCTGGATGCGCTCGCCGTCCTGAGGAGCGGGGAGAAGACGATATGCACGGCGAACGCGAACCTGGCCTGCGCCCTCATGCGAGAGAGGGGCGCGCCCTGTCGATCCCTGGCCGTGGTGCCGATCAACTCGCAGCGCCTGGAGATGCACCGCGTGGTGGAATACTTCGAAGACGGATCATGGATCCCCTTCGACCCCTCTCTTCTCCACGACGAGATCCCTCTGAAGCCGTGGCGGTGCGTCATCATGGCCAAGACGACCCTCGCCGACGAGGAGATGGGCGGCGTGGCCCGCGTGGCGGCGCCCGCGGGGTGCCCCTTCGGGCAGGAGGCCGAGATCTCCCGGCCGGGGCTCTGTTTCTGGGGGACCGACTTCTTCTGGACTGTCGCCGCGCCGTTGGCCGGCTTCGAGGCGGCGGGGGAGGCTGTGCGGGCCACATCGATCGCGTGGACCCGGTTTCTCGAGACCGGGACGATCAGCCCCGCGCAGCTGGAGTCTGCCCGCGCGCGCACTCTCGTCGACTACCTTGAGGCGATGACGAACTAG
- a CDS encoding 16S rRNA (uracil(1498)-N(3))-methyltransferase, with product MGRDPHPFLVPAECIDVDGRVLFPEEESRHILRVIRLKPGDACRVVDGRGGRYRVVLGKEQGRLVGTVIERMRDEPPAPRLDLGFPMLRQRARVEWLLEKAVEVGVDSLTPLLWERAVKESAAIPRARWERIAREAAKQSERSWLPEIVHPEDPVTFALSGSGASGPPERGGAPARREGASRPDGARTVALLADPAGSEALPDLRGALRVRLLVGPEGGLSEGERRALEACGTIRWSLGPTRLRAETAAIVGSHRLARAAREGETTARPS from the coding sequence ATGGGCCGCGATCCCCATCCCTTCCTTGTGCCGGCCGAGTGCATTGACGTCGATGGCCGCGTCCTCTTTCCCGAGGAGGAGAGCCGCCACATCCTCAGGGTGATCCGGTTGAAGCCGGGCGATGCGTGCAGGGTGGTGGACGGGCGAGGGGGACGATACCGGGTGGTTCTGGGGAAGGAGCAGGGGCGCCTGGTGGGAACCGTGATCGAGAGGATGCGGGACGAACCCCCCGCGCCGCGACTCGATCTCGGATTCCCGATGCTGCGGCAGCGGGCGCGCGTCGAGTGGCTTCTCGAGAAGGCGGTCGAGGTCGGCGTCGATTCGCTCACGCCTCTTCTCTGGGAGCGCGCCGTGAAGGAGTCGGCCGCGATTCCGCGCGCCCGCTGGGAGAGGATCGCGCGCGAGGCCGCGAAGCAGTCGGAGCGATCCTGGTTGCCCGAGATCGTCCATCCCGAGGATCCTGTCACTTTCGCGCTCTCCGGCTCGGGCGCGAGCGGTCCCCCGGAGCGCGGAGGAGCGCCGGCGCGGCGTGAGGGAGCGTCCCGGCCCGACGGGGCGCGCACCGTGGCCCTGCTGGCCGATCCCGCCGGGTCGGAGGCGCTGCCCGACTTGCGCGGGGCGTTGCGCGTCCGGTTGCTCGTGGGGCCCGAAGGGGGGCTGAGCGAGGGCGAGAGGCGCGCGCTCGAAGCCTGCGGTACGATCCGCTGGTCCCTCGGGCCGACCCGACTGCGGGCGGAGACGGCGGCAATCGTGGGCAGCCACCGCCTCGCTCGGGCCGCGAGAGAAGGGGAAACGACGGCGAGGCCGTCATGA